GTTTTTATAATAGGCAGAGAAGTAATGTCCTCTTCTTTCCAACCGCAGTGTTCCCGCCTGCGGGATTTTTCCATTGCCAAAAGGTGATCCATATTGATTGTTATCATAATCTGCACCCAGGTTCCAGTTGATGCGGTAACCATCGTCTTCATCATGTTCCACGCCTACATAAGGTGGACAGCCATGTGGATCATAAAAGGCATCTATATCCCGAAAGGTCTGCGGAGGTTTATCGCGGTGTGCTGACGGGTCCACATTTGTAACCGCCATTTCCAGTGTCTGGGCCTGCGACATTGGTCTGGTCATCTCGTAGTCGACAGTTGCAATGAAATCACCTTCCAGCGGTTTAACGATACCCAGACCTCCGCCCGAATAAAAGGGCCAGGTTTTTTCGGTGTACATCATCCGCAGTTCCAGGTTATTCAACCGTTCTTTTACCTCATCCGCATCTGGTGGCAGGGGCAGGAAACCATCGTATTTCTGGAGTGCTATCTGTACACCATCCTGCTGGTAAATCCGGTAGTACCGGTTGGCTTTAGCATAACCCAATGCAAACCAGTCGCGATCTATTACATTGCCCTGAAAAGTGGAAAGTGGCAGCCAGTCGTATTGCGGATAAAGCCATTTTGAAAAGTCGGTTGCCTGGTTGTTCTGATAGGTTCCGATCATGCTGTCGGTAGAAACAGACCATATAAAGTCCAGCGTACGGAGCGCTTTTACTTCTTTTTCTGTAGGTACACCCGGTTTTCTAAAAGGATAGAGAATCACCCCTACTGAGAGCTGCTGCTCCTGGAAAACCTTTTGCAATTCCTTTCCAAAATCAGTTACTGAGGCATTGCTGTCCAGCACACTATCCAGGTCTGTTACCAATCCGTCGGCTTTTTCTGCTATCAGCAATTTTAACTGATCTGCGGGAGATAGTTCCCAATCGAATACCGCAGTTTTAATACCTGGGATTTGCTGTTTCAGTAAGTGCAACGACAACTTATCTTTGGAATAAACCACGACCTGTTCCTGTAAAGCCCGCTCTACGATTACACTGGCAAAAAGGGTGACAAAGGTTTGGCGCATCTCCTCATTCAAAGAAGAATCGTGCTTCAATTCGATTAATTTGTCAATGTCTGCCGGCAAATGGTCCAGCAAATCCTGAAGTCTTTCTATCTGGATTCTTTTTTTTGTCTGATGGTAACGGAAGCCTTCCACCTGATAAGGGTTAAAAGTTTCACCGAAATCATAACTTCCCCATCGAAGCTCCTGTAGTGTAAGGTCTTTGATGAATACATCCCCCGTATCCGTTCCGGTAAGCCGGTTAATCGTGCCGTCGTGTGAAACTACCAGCTGATGATCTTTGGTGAGCTGGACATCAAATTCCAATACCCCGGCACCACTGGTATAAGCTGAAATCAGAGACTGCAAAGTGTTTTCAGGGGCTTGCAGGTTATTTCCTCTATGTGCGACTATTCTCATGGTATTTTCTTTTTAAAAAGGGTGTTCCAAATCATAAATCAGCAGGTCATCCGCAAAAGCCTGCCGGTATGCTGATAACTTCACATGTTCCGGATGCATCAGAAAAGCATCTCTGTGGGCTTCAGAAGTAAAGATCATGGAGCAGCCTTCTGTCCATCCTTTGGCAAAAGGGCTCGGACTGATATTGGCCGCCCAGTGCACCCGTTCTATCCCTGGTATTTTATCTTTCAACTCCACAAACATGGTTTTGAATTCATCCGCTTGCGCTGCGCTGATCTCAGGTTTAACCTTAAACAGCAGAATATGTAATAGGCTCATGGTTGTTTATTTATTAGGTAAAAGCATTTCCTGCATCATGTCCTGGACTATTTTTTCATAGGCCGGGTTGCTTGCATAATCAGGGCCCTGGAGCTGCAATAGCTGATCGCCAAACAATGGAAGAGCATCCCACATTGCAGCGACGATTTTGCCCACTTCCTCGCCAAAATACTGTACAACCAGGGCTACTGTGCTGCCATGTACACCGCTTCCTCCGGCCGTTGTCCATAGCCGTTGCTCAGGAAGCCCGATCCACATTTTGCGCGGATTTGACAGATTCGCCCCTTCGCGTACCAGCTTTTCCGATACCGTTGCCGGAGCCGTGATCAGGTGGTTTGCGATGATACCTGAACGCCAGAGAATGCTGATTCCGGAGCAGTTTGTAGCCACCACTTTGTCGTTCGAATAATGCTTATTGATCAGGTCCAGGATGACTTTGTTTTTGGAGGCTTCGCCACTGCCCATTCCTCCGGGAATGTAAAGGAGGTCAAACAGTTCCTGACCATCGTATACGCCATCCGGAATTACGGTCGTTCCCATTTGCATCAGGATATTGCCCGGTTCCAGTACCAGCAGTTTTACGCTTAAGGCCGTTTTGTATTGGGAATCCAATAGCCAGGCCAGTGATTTTAATATTTCCAGGACAGTCAGCGTGTCCTGTTCTCCACATTTCGGATATGCGATCACTCCGATAGTTTTAATTTGTTTCATTTTGTTTAGGTTTAATAAGATTTTTTGGTGATTTTTTCACAAACACGGTATACGTTGGCAATCTGGGTAAGTGTTGGGTTTGAAGCGCCGGCCGTAGGCATCCAGGCTGCATCGAGCACATATAAGCCTTTTACCGTCCAGCTCTGACAATTGCTGTCCAGTACAGAAGCCCCTTCGTTTTTACCAGCCCGCAGGGAGCCATGATTATGGCCATAACCTGGATTTTCCAATCCCTGGGCTTCTTTAAGCCTCAATTCGCCTCCTGCATCAGTCATGATTTCCTCTACCTTACCCAAGGCATATTTACTCAGGTCCATATCGTACTGATGGTGCTTGTAGAAGACTTTGGGTAGGGGAACACCCCATTCGTCTGTTCTGGTTGCATCCAACTCGATGCGGTTATCATACCTGGACATGGTTTCTCCGGTAAAAGAGAAAGAAGCACCCCCGTAAGTACGCAGCTCGACCATTCTTTCCACCAGGTCTTTGCCCCATACATTTTTTGCTTTTTTAGGGTGGAACCCACAGCGGCTAACCGCTTTAATCGGAGGGTTGATGGTATACGGATCATAAATGGAGAACTTGCCGCCTTTGGAGAGGTAAGTGTTTTTATCATTGATCAGATAAAGGTCGCGCAGCTGCAGACTGCCAAGCCCGGTTCTTGGCTGCGAGATAGAGTCTGCACGATAACTGCCCCAAACAGGCGCATTTTTAAATACAAATTCCAGGGAGCCTTTGGTATGATAGGTAAAGTTATGGCCAATCATTTTGTTGGGATCCGGAATTCCTGAATTCAGAAATAAGCGGGCAGAGTGGATGGCCTGTACAGAAACAAATACCAATGGAGCGGTCATTTCCTTTTCCGGGCCACCGGGTTCAGTTTTATAAACCACACCTTTAATCTTCCCTTGTTCATGGATCAGACGCATCACGTTATAGCCGGTCAGCACCTCACATTTACCCGTTTCCATGGCTTTTTGCAGTACGGTATTTGCCGCTGTGGCCCGGTCGTTTACCGCACAGCCAAATCCCTGACAAAAGCCGCAATAAGGACAGGCAGGTCTGCCGCCAAATGTTTTTGAATTGATGCCTCTTGGGCTTTGGTATGGATTCATACCAAATTTGCGAAAGGCTTCCTGAATAAACTGATTGGAAGCATGGGGTTTAATCGGTAGCATAGGATAGTTGTATCCTGATCTGGTTTTTTCCTGCGCAGCAGATTGGTTGACTGCACCGGAAACTCCCCATTCCCATTCTGCCCTTTCAAAGTAGGGCTGAAATTCTTCATAGGTCCAGGGCCAGTCTACCATGCTTGTATCTGCGGGAATGTCCTTCATAAACCTGGTGATGCTGAAATCTTCTTCGGTATAGCGGGGGAGGTTGGCTTCCCATAAGTTTGTTGCGCCACCCACCATGTTCGCCAGCCACCACTGGTGTACCGGTTTCTCTTCGTTCTTCGAGTTTACCCAGATCATCGGATCCTTCTTCTCATTTGGAGTCAGGAATTTATGTTCCGCAAAATGCAGCTCATCATAGGGAAGAAAGTCTTCTGATTTTTTCCAGTCGCCTTTTTCCAATACTGCAACGGTCAGTCCGTTTTGTGTGAGTACCCGGGCGGCAGTGGCACCACCGGCACCGCTTCCAACTATTATTGCGTCATATTTTTTCATTGGAATACAATTATTTTTTAATGGTCATGAAGCGATCATGATCTTTTTATTATTCATTGATTTTCAAAATTCTCAACGGTTGTTTATTTCAGGAGTTCTTTTGCTTCCTCCTGATATCCAAACCACCTCCACATGATCCCCTCTGTATTTCCGCCCCATCGGCTATCGGCAAAACAGCCCTGTATGCAATGTTTCCTCAATATGTCAAATAAGGAGAGCTGATCCAGCAGTTCCGTATGGAAGCTGAAATTCTGCAATGCACCGGTTTCAAGTTTGCTGATCAGGGAGCTTGCTTCCTCTGCATTCAGGTCTTTTAAAGGTTTGGAAAACAGCAATGCCGACTGCGCATCCAATGCCTGTAAGGCTTTAGGATAAAGCAACTGCCATTTCGGGATATCTTCAAACACCGAGGCATCCCTGGCCAGCAATAAACTGAGGAAATTGATGGCGCCCGACTGCTCTGCATCAGGTACCTTCCTTAAGGTATCGCCTGGTTGAAGGGCATTAAAGAGTACCCTTACCTGTGCTTTCTGGACATCGTCCAGGAAGCCGTTTTTTTGTTCTGGTAGTATCCACATGGGTTTATATTTTTATTTTTCCAATTCAGATTCTGTTTGTGCAATGAGCGCCAGATAAGGCGTGAGATCCGGAGGGCCAGCTTTAGCAAAAAGATTTACGAGCAAGGCGTCATCCTGCGGCGAAAATAACCGGCATGCTTCCGGTAAAAACTCATTGTCTTCCCTTGCCCCATGTTGTTTATAGAGTGCCACAAAACCATCGAGGTTAAGTTTCAGGTCGGCAAAGGCAATGGTATCCCCATTTTGTAGCCGGTGATAAGCGATTTCAATGGCATTGAAATAATTGCGTCCCTGATCATGTTCCAGTAAGATCCACGCAGTTTTATTTTTCGGGTAACCACGTGAAATGGCAAAAGGGATCAGGATTTTTTCTTCTTTTCTATGGTGGAAGGGATCCACAAAATTCTGGAGCAGATAAACGAGGTTCCCCAGGGCAATCATGGATACGAACTGATTGGCGGCAATCTTTTCGGAGATTTTTGCCGATGCTCCGACAATGCGTTTCCCTACCAGGTGTTCTTCTTCCATCATTACTTCCGCCAGACGGCCACTATCCGTAGGGCTTTCCGGTCCGGAAGGAAGGGCTTTGAAAATAAAATCCTGTGCAGGAGGGAAAGGTTTTAGAGTAGCCTGGAGTCCGGCAGCTTGCGCACCCACGACTTCCAGCAGGTTTTCCCCGATATACATGGACTCTTCGGGGCTTACTTTTAACTTTTCGCAGGCAAAATGGTAAATGTTGGCCATTGGTTTTTCTGAGCCCGCCTCATGACTGGAGATCACATCTCCGGGATTTACATAGTCGAGCACGCCGGCATTTTTAAGCATTTCAATACCCTGCTCATGGCTTACATTTCCAGGAAGGTTAGTGATCACTCCAATTCTTACCTTCATCTCATTTTTGAGGGATTGTAAAAACTGGATGCTGCTGGGCTTAAACAATACCAGGTGTCCGGGGCGGTCTATATAACCGAGTGTATCCCTGATGTCAATAAAAACAGTGGTAATAGCTTTCATGTTCTGTGTGGTTTTGGTGATGCTGAATTTTTGAAATTTTGCATAACCGAAGTTGAGCACAAAAGCTTTTTTGGGATGTCAAAAAAGGGACAAATGTCCTTAATTTCAGGACAATCTGTGTCGGTTTAATCGGGAAATGATAATATGGAATTAATCAGGATATTTTTCTACTTTGTTGAAATTCGCTCGGTGTAATTGAATATACATTTTTGAAGCATTGTCCAAAGTAAGAAGGGCTTTCAAAGCCCACTTCATAAGCAGTTTCGGAAATATTTCTTCCGGCGGCAAGCAATTCGGCAGCTCTTTTCAGCCTGAAATTTTTGATCACCTCATTCGCACTAACCCCGATCAGGGAGGACAATTTTCTGTTCAGTGTTCTGGAGCTTACGGCCAGTTCTGAAGCCAGGTGATCTATCGTAAATTCCGAATTGTCCAGGTTGTTTTCTATTTGCAGGTAGAGCTTCATTAAAAAGGGATGTATTTTGGTACCTTCTTCTACAGGTTCCAGACTAATCAGTTCTTTCTGATGGTTATTTCTCAGGGTTTGCTGATAGGTTAAAAAGTTCTGAATTCTAAGCATCAGCTCCTGAAAATGGAAGGGTTTGGTCAGGTAATCATTGGCACCGCATGACAAGCCTTCAATTTTACTTTCGGCGGCAGACTTGGCGGTCAGTAAGATCACTCCGATATGGTCTGTTTCTGTAGAAGATTTAATCAGCTCACACAATTCAAAACCACCCATCAATGGCATCATGACATCACTGATCACCAGGTCCGGCATTTCCTTCTGGCAAATTTCCCAGGCTTCTGCTCCATTGCAAGCGCTGAGGACCTGGTAATGATCTGACAACATGGTTCCAATAAAGTCCATTAATTCCGGATGATCTTCTACCAGCAGGATTGTTTCCGGATGCTTTCTCTCTGTTCTTTCCTTTACTGATGCCGGATTAAAGAGACTGAGCACCGGAATAGAAGCAGGAGGGAAGGGTTCAATTTCTGCTGCTTCAATCCCATCAGCAGTTAAGAGATCTTTAGTTAGAGGAATGGATAAGGTAAATGAGCTTCCTTTTCCCTGTTCAGATTCCAGCCCGATGGTGCCACCCAGAAATTCAGTAAGTTCTTTGACCAGGGAGAGGCCAATGCCCGTTCCAGAATATACATGAGCCCCATTGTTGGCCTGCACAAAGCGCTCAAACACCGCGTCCAGCATATCCTCCGGAATGCCCATGCCCTGATCATGTACTTCCAGCCGGAGCATTTCTCCTTCCATTTTTGCTGCTATATTTACTTCTGTATCCGGAGGACTGAATTTTATGGCATTGGAAATCAGGTTGTAAATGATCTTTTCCAGTTTTTCCGCATCAAAGATCCATAGGTCTTCATTTGCGGTTTTATTGAAAACTACTTTGACCTTTCTTTCCTCTGCATAGGAGCTGAAGGTATCAATGATCTGCGCTATAAAGAGGTTTATTCCTCCTTTATAGTTTATTTTCTTCATGTTCCCTGACTCCAGTTTGGTCAGGTCCAATAACTGGTTAATGAGCTGTAATAAGCTGCTTGCATTTCTCTGAACCGTACCCAGTGCTTTCTTTAACAATTCATCACCTTGTCTTTTTTGAAGCAACTGTTCAACCGGAGAGATGATCAGTGATAATGGAGTTCTGAGTTCATGGGTCACATTCGCAAAAAAGCGGTTCTTCATTTCTTCTACAGATTTGAGCTGCTCTGCTTTTTGCAGGGCAAGACCAAGTTGTTCAGAAGACCTGAAAGCATTTGAGAAACGAATGGCCAGCAGGAGCGACTGACAAAGGGTGAATACAAAAAAGCCAAAGGGCAGTAAAAAATAGGAGTTGATACTTCCGGTTTCGAAAAGCACGTCATTTACAAAGCATAAGATCAAAGTGATCACTCCAATCAGTACCAGTGTATTTTCCAGCCTGCTTTTTAAGCCGTGTTTCTGCGTCAGGTATAACAAATGGATCACCTGAAGGCTAAACATCAAAGAAATTATAGGAAGATAAGCGCCGTAAAAGGTGTTTTTTGATCCGGCAATTAAGGCGATGTATAAAATGCTGATCAGTAGTCCGGCCCGTTTTACCAGTCTGGAATAAGCAGGATAGAGGGTTTCAAAGAAAAGTATAAAGGCAATTAAACAGATTGGAAAGCAGGCGTATAAAAGCTTTAAAGAGGCTTCATATCCAAAATCAGGAAAGAGCTGATAAAAAAACGCTGGCCCTCCAAAGGATTCTCTTAGAGCAATAAAAACACAGATCAACCCGAAGCAAAGCGGTCCTTTATCCCGTTTCCACAGAAAAAACAACGAGAAATGATAGAGGCCCATCATGAGCAGACTGCCGATAAGAAAGGCTGATAAAAACCATTGTTCGCCCTGTTCTTTTACGATGCCATCCGGACTGCCCAGCATCAATGAAGACCAGATGCCACCGGCAGTAAAATGGTAATTTGATACTTGAATGCTGAGCCTGATTTCTTTATCCGGCGCGATAAACAGAACCGATTGAGGTTTCACGGCAGGAACCATACTGACATCCTTTTTAGGGATACCGGCACTGCAAATCAGCGAATCATTGATGTACAAACGATAAGCTGAGTTGATCGATGGAAGTAAAAGTGCCCATTTTTGTCCTTTTGAAGGAAGAAGGACCCGGAGCGCATAGGTGCCATATCCGAGGTTTCCACTAAAAACCGATGCCTTTGTAAACTTCCCCCAGGATCCCGGAACCTGAATATAGCTGGTCGATTCAGGCCCTTCGATCTTATTGTCAAAGCGGCTCCATTTAAACATCCATTCTCCGTTTAGTCGTACGGGAAGATTTTTATGATATTGATATCCGGATAGATCCAGCAGCCCCTTTTCAGCCGGGACAAAATCCTGTCCGACGGCTGGTAGCCCAAAGATTAAGAAAACTATAAAAAGTAAGGCCGGCTTAAAATCTTTAAGCAAAAACACCATTATAGATTCATATTGAAAAACATTTCCTGACCAAGAAAAGCGTTGTCGAGCAGGCGAATGGTACCCTCATTAGAAAAATCCTTAGGGGCATAGGCATTGCTGACATGGTTTTGGGTAAGTAGTCCGAGTTTTTTATAGGTGTAGGCCACCAGTTCCGAACAGTAAATCTTTTCTTTATCAATATCCACTTCAGAAAGACTTTCTATCATTTTCAGCCCGTTGTTGAAACCTAGAAATCTAACGTCTCCGGTAGAGAAATTGATGTCAAGGCTGATTTCATTTTCAGGCTGGTTGC
This region of Pedobacter steynii genomic DNA includes:
- a CDS encoding glycerophosphodiester phosphodiesterase — translated: MRIVAHRGNNLQAPENTLQSLISAYTSGAGVLEFDVQLTKDHQLVVSHDGTINRLTGTDTGDVFIKDLTLQELRWGSYDFGETFNPYQVEGFRYHQTKKRIQIERLQDLLDHLPADIDKLIELKHDSSLNEEMRQTFVTLFASVIVERALQEQVVVYSKDKLSLHLLKQQIPGIKTAVFDWELSPADQLKLLIAEKADGLVTDLDSVLDSNASVTDFGKELQKVFQEQQLSVGVILYPFRKPGVPTEKEVKALRTLDFIWSVSTDSMIGTYQNNQATDFSKWLYPQYDWLPLSTFQGNVIDRDWFALGYAKANRYYRIYQQDGVQIALQKYDGFLPLPPDADEVKERLNNLELRMMYTEKTWPFYSGGGLGIVKPLEGDFIATVDYEMTRPMSQAQTLEMAVTNVDPSAHRDKPPQTFRDIDAFYDPHGCPPYVGVEHDEDDGYRINWNLGADYDNNQYGSPFGNGKIPQAGTLRLERRGHYFSAYYKNSYDAPYWICAGVVKNETLNHRIFLRCVAKRWLQEKQDGGSGYHTVEENTFTFKNLLITKPIK
- a CDS encoding Dabb family protein, which encodes MSLLHILLFKVKPEISAAQADEFKTMFVELKDKIPGIERVHWAANISPSPFAKGWTEGCSMIFTSEAHRDAFLMHPEHVKLSAYRQAFADDLLIYDLEHPF
- a CDS encoding DJ-1/PfpI family protein, which produces MKQIKTIGVIAYPKCGEQDTLTVLEILKSLAWLLDSQYKTALSVKLLVLEPGNILMQMGTTVIPDGVYDGQELFDLLYIPGGMGSGEASKNKVILDLINKHYSNDKVVATNCSGISILWRSGIIANHLITAPATVSEKLVREGANLSNPRKMWIGLPEQRLWTTAGGSGVHGSTVALVVQYFGEEVGKIVAAMWDALPLFGDQLLQLQGPDYASNPAYEKIVQDMMQEMLLPNK
- a CDS encoding GMC oxidoreductase is translated as MKKYDAIIVGSGAGGATAARVLTQNGLTVAVLEKGDWKKSEDFLPYDELHFAEHKFLTPNEKKDPMIWVNSKNEEKPVHQWWLANMVGGATNLWEANLPRYTEEDFSITRFMKDIPADTSMVDWPWTYEEFQPYFERAEWEWGVSGAVNQSAAQEKTRSGYNYPMLPIKPHASNQFIQEAFRKFGMNPYQSPRGINSKTFGGRPACPYCGFCQGFGCAVNDRATAANTVLQKAMETGKCEVLTGYNVMRLIHEQGKIKGVVYKTEPGGPEKEMTAPLVFVSVQAIHSARLFLNSGIPDPNKMIGHNFTYHTKGSLEFVFKNAPVWGSYRADSISQPRTGLGSLQLRDLYLINDKNTYLSKGGKFSIYDPYTINPPIKAVSRCGFHPKKAKNVWGKDLVERMVELRTYGGASFSFTGETMSRYDNRIELDATRTDEWGVPLPKVFYKHHQYDMDLSKYALGKVEEIMTDAGGELRLKEAQGLENPGYGHNHGSLRAGKNEGASVLDSNCQSWTVKGLYVLDAAWMPTAGASNPTLTQIANVYRVCEKITKKSY
- a CDS encoding gluconate 2-dehydrogenase subunit 3 family protein — encoded protein: MWILPEQKNGFLDDVQKAQVRVLFNALQPGDTLRKVPDAEQSGAINFLSLLLARDASVFEDIPKWQLLYPKALQALDAQSALLFSKPLKDLNAEEASSLISKLETGALQNFSFHTELLDQLSLFDILRKHCIQGCFADSRWGGNTEGIMWRWFGYQEEAKELLK
- a CDS encoding HAD family hydrolase, which produces MKAITTVFIDIRDTLGYIDRPGHLVLFKPSSIQFLQSLKNEMKVRIGVITNLPGNVSHEQGIEMLKNAGVLDYVNPGDVISSHEAGSEKPMANIYHFACEKLKVSPEESMYIGENLLEVVGAQAAGLQATLKPFPPAQDFIFKALPSGPESPTDSGRLAEVMMEEEHLVGKRIVGASAKISEKIAANQFVSMIALGNLVYLLQNFVDPFHHRKEEKILIPFAISRGYPKNKTAWILLEHDQGRNYFNAIEIAYHRLQNGDTIAFADLKLNLDGFVALYKQHGAREDNEFLPEACRLFSPQDDALLVNLFAKAGPPDLTPYLALIAQTESELEK
- a CDS encoding response regulator, with the protein product MLKDFKPALLFIVFLIFGLPAVGQDFVPAEKGLLDLSGYQYHKNLPVRLNGEWMFKWSRFDNKIEGPESTSYIQVPGSWGKFTKASVFSGNLGYGTYALRVLLPSKGQKWALLLPSINSAYRLYINDSLICSAGIPKKDVSMVPAVKPQSVLFIAPDKEIRLSIQVSNYHFTAGGIWSSLMLGSPDGIVKEQGEQWFLSAFLIGSLLMMGLYHFSLFFLWKRDKGPLCFGLICVFIALRESFGGPAFFYQLFPDFGYEASLKLLYACFPICLIAFILFFETLYPAYSRLVKRAGLLISILYIALIAGSKNTFYGAYLPIISLMFSLQVIHLLYLTQKHGLKSRLENTLVLIGVITLILCFVNDVLFETGSINSYFLLPFGFFVFTLCQSLLLAIRFSNAFRSSEQLGLALQKAEQLKSVEEMKNRFFANVTHELRTPLSLIISPVEQLLQKRQGDELLKKALGTVQRNASSLLQLINQLLDLTKLESGNMKKINYKGGINLFIAQIIDTFSSYAEERKVKVVFNKTANEDLWIFDAEKLEKIIYNLISNAIKFSPPDTEVNIAAKMEGEMLRLEVHDQGMGIPEDMLDAVFERFVQANNGAHVYSGTGIGLSLVKELTEFLGGTIGLESEQGKGSSFTLSIPLTKDLLTADGIEAAEIEPFPPASIPVLSLFNPASVKERTERKHPETILLVEDHPELMDFIGTMLSDHYQVLSACNGAEAWEICQKEMPDLVISDVMMPLMGGFELCELIKSSTETDHIGVILLTAKSAAESKIEGLSCGANDYLTKPFHFQELMLRIQNFLTYQQTLRNNHQKELISLEPVEEGTKIHPFLMKLYLQIENNLDNSEFTIDHLASELAVSSRTLNRKLSSLIGVSANEVIKNFRLKRAAELLAAGRNISETAYEVGFESPSYFGQCFKNVYSITPSEFQQSRKIS